From a region of the Gossypium raimondii isolate GPD5lz chromosome 10, ASM2569854v1, whole genome shotgun sequence genome:
- the LOC105777445 gene encoding protein TIFY 4B isoform X1 — protein sequence MEAGVTTTATTTASFSSILDKPLSQLTEEDISQLTREDCRKFLKEKGMRRPSWNKSQAIQQVISFKALLESNEDSGAGARRKILVCPPPSHFPPQNAVAPSNSGESVKEAVFGEEESLYGQKDLSLKAAPVVQMNCQGGDTDDKTLSPSLGSPREYSKLPGRSQCETNELGGQMTIFYCGKINVYDGVPLAKARAIMHLAASPIDFPQGNLCNQNGAFRSFLGHVQEAEDKNDLTSSIALNLNSHTMHTEKMTEYQQQFRGKANISRDSDVDGQVSRKESLQRYLEKRKDRGRFFKGRKNAGQALSSSEMYLNHQIRAHYLNGQTNQSRTSSPPQSGVPHAFYSSADNQELVNFSVDLNDEGGQEH from the exons ATGGAGGCTGGGGTAACGACGACGGCGACTACAACAGCGTCGTTCAGTTCGATACTTGATAAACCCCTCAGCCAACTAACCGAAGAAGACATTTCTCAACTCACTCGCGAAGACTGTCGCAAATTCCTCAAAGAAAAAG GAATGCGTAGGCCGTCATGGAACAAATCGCAGGCGATCCAGCAAGTGATTTCGTTCAAGGCGTTGTTGGAAAGCAACGAAGATTCCGGCGCCGGAGCTCGCCGGAAAATCCTTGTTTGTCCACCACCGTCACATTTTCCTCCGCAAAATGCGGTGGCGC CTTCAAATTCTGGTGAGTCAGTAAAAGAAGCAGTCTTTGGAGAAGAAGAAAGCCTGTACGGCCAAAAAGATCTTTCTTTGAAAGCTGCTCCGGTGGTGCAGATGAATTGTCAGGGCGGTGACACGGATGACAAGACTCTTTCGCCTag TTTAGGCTCTCCACGGGAGTATTCAAAATTGCCTGGCAGAAGTCAATGTGAAACAAATGAGTTGGGTGGGCAAATGACAATTTTTTACTGTGGAAAGATCAATGTGTACGATGGTGTACCACTTGCTAAG GCACGAGCAATCATGCACCTGGCAGCTTCTCCTATTGATTTTCCTCAGGGCAATCTATGTAATCAAAATGGTGCCTTTAGGTCCTTTCTGGGTCATGTACAAGAAGCCGAAGACAAAAACGACCTTACTTCATCTATTGCTTTGAACTTGAATTCTCATACCATGCACACTG AGAAGATGACAGAATATCAGCAGCAGTTTAGGGGAAAAGCAAACATCAGTCGTGATTCTG ATGTAGATGGACAGGTGAGCAGAAAAGAATCATTGCAGCGATATCTTGAAAAGCGAAAAGACAG GGGAAGATTCTTTAAAGGCAGGAAAAATGCAGGACAAGCTTTGTCTAGCTCGGAGATGTACCTGAACCATCAGATAAGAGCTCACTACTTAAATGGACAAACAAACCAGAGcagaacaagttctccaccacAGTCTGGAGTGCCACATGCATTTTATAGCTCAGCTGACAACCAAGAGCTTGTGAATTTTTCTGTAGATCTCAATGATGAAG GTGGTCAAGAACACTGA
- the LOC105777445 gene encoding protein TIFY 4B isoform X6: protein MEAGVTTTATTTASFSSILDKPLSQLTEEDISQLTREDCRKFLKEKGMRRPSWNKSQAIQQVISFKALLESNEDSGAGARRKILVCPPPSHFPPQNAVAPSNSGESVKEAVFGEEESLYGQKDLSLKAAPVVQMNCQGGDTDDKTLSPSLGSPREYSKLPGRSQCETNELGGQMTIFYCGKINVYDGVPLAKARAIMHLAASPIDFPQGNLCNQNGAFRSFLGHVQEAEDKNDLTSSIALNLNSHTMHTEKMTEYQQQFRGKANISRDSDVDGQVSRKESLQRYLEKRKDRTSFV from the exons ATGGAGGCTGGGGTAACGACGACGGCGACTACAACAGCGTCGTTCAGTTCGATACTTGATAAACCCCTCAGCCAACTAACCGAAGAAGACATTTCTCAACTCACTCGCGAAGACTGTCGCAAATTCCTCAAAGAAAAAG GAATGCGTAGGCCGTCATGGAACAAATCGCAGGCGATCCAGCAAGTGATTTCGTTCAAGGCGTTGTTGGAAAGCAACGAAGATTCCGGCGCCGGAGCTCGCCGGAAAATCCTTGTTTGTCCACCACCGTCACATTTTCCTCCGCAAAATGCGGTGGCGC CTTCAAATTCTGGTGAGTCAGTAAAAGAAGCAGTCTTTGGAGAAGAAGAAAGCCTGTACGGCCAAAAAGATCTTTCTTTGAAAGCTGCTCCGGTGGTGCAGATGAATTGTCAGGGCGGTGACACGGATGACAAGACTCTTTCGCCTag TTTAGGCTCTCCACGGGAGTATTCAAAATTGCCTGGCAGAAGTCAATGTGAAACAAATGAGTTGGGTGGGCAAATGACAATTTTTTACTGTGGAAAGATCAATGTGTACGATGGTGTACCACTTGCTAAG GCACGAGCAATCATGCACCTGGCAGCTTCTCCTATTGATTTTCCTCAGGGCAATCTATGTAATCAAAATGGTGCCTTTAGGTCCTTTCTGGGTCATGTACAAGAAGCCGAAGACAAAAACGACCTTACTTCATCTATTGCTTTGAACTTGAATTCTCATACCATGCACACTG AGAAGATGACAGAATATCAGCAGCAGTTTAGGGGAAAAGCAAACATCAGTCGTGATTCTG ATGTAGATGGACAGGTGAGCAGAAAAGAATCATTGCAGCGATATCTTGAAAAGCGAAAAGACAG GACAAGCTTTGTCTAG
- the LOC105777445 gene encoding protein TIFY 4B isoform X7 codes for MEAGVTTTATTTASFSSILDKPLSQLTEEDISQLTREDCRKFLKEKGMRRPSWNKSQAIQQVISFKALLESNEDSGAGARRKILVCPPPSHFPPQNAVAPSNSGESVKEAVFGEEESLYGQKDLSLKAAPVVQMNCQGGDTDDKTLSPSLGSPREYSKLPGRSQCETNELGGQMTIFYCGKINVYDGVPLAKARAIMHLAASPIDFPQGNLCNQNGAFRSFLGHVQEAEDKNDLTSSIALNLNSHTMHTEKMTEYQQQFRGKANISRDSDGQVSRKESLQRYLEKRKDRTSFV; via the exons ATGGAGGCTGGGGTAACGACGACGGCGACTACAACAGCGTCGTTCAGTTCGATACTTGATAAACCCCTCAGCCAACTAACCGAAGAAGACATTTCTCAACTCACTCGCGAAGACTGTCGCAAATTCCTCAAAGAAAAAG GAATGCGTAGGCCGTCATGGAACAAATCGCAGGCGATCCAGCAAGTGATTTCGTTCAAGGCGTTGTTGGAAAGCAACGAAGATTCCGGCGCCGGAGCTCGCCGGAAAATCCTTGTTTGTCCACCACCGTCACATTTTCCTCCGCAAAATGCGGTGGCGC CTTCAAATTCTGGTGAGTCAGTAAAAGAAGCAGTCTTTGGAGAAGAAGAAAGCCTGTACGGCCAAAAAGATCTTTCTTTGAAAGCTGCTCCGGTGGTGCAGATGAATTGTCAGGGCGGTGACACGGATGACAAGACTCTTTCGCCTag TTTAGGCTCTCCACGGGAGTATTCAAAATTGCCTGGCAGAAGTCAATGTGAAACAAATGAGTTGGGTGGGCAAATGACAATTTTTTACTGTGGAAAGATCAATGTGTACGATGGTGTACCACTTGCTAAG GCACGAGCAATCATGCACCTGGCAGCTTCTCCTATTGATTTTCCTCAGGGCAATCTATGTAATCAAAATGGTGCCTTTAGGTCCTTTCTGGGTCATGTACAAGAAGCCGAAGACAAAAACGACCTTACTTCATCTATTGCTTTGAACTTGAATTCTCATACCATGCACACTG AGAAGATGACAGAATATCAGCAGCAGTTTAGGGGAAAAGCAAACATCAGTCGTGATTCTG ATGGACAGGTGAGCAGAAAAGAATCATTGCAGCGATATCTTGAAAAGCGAAAAGACAG GACAAGCTTTGTCTAG
- the LOC105777445 gene encoding protein TIFY 4B isoform X2, giving the protein MEAGVTTTATTTASFSSILDKPLSQLTEEDISQLTREDCRKFLKEKGMRRPSWNKSQAIQQVISFKALLESNEDSGAGARRKILVCPPPSHFPPQNAVASNSGESVKEAVFGEEESLYGQKDLSLKAAPVVQMNCQGGDTDDKTLSPSLGSPREYSKLPGRSQCETNELGGQMTIFYCGKINVYDGVPLAKARAIMHLAASPIDFPQGNLCNQNGAFRSFLGHVQEAEDKNDLTSSIALNLNSHTMHTEKMTEYQQQFRGKANISRDSDVDGQVSRKESLQRYLEKRKDRGRFFKGRKNAGQALSSSEMYLNHQIRAHYLNGQTNQSRTSSPPQSGVPHAFYSSADNQELVNFSVDLNDEGGQEH; this is encoded by the exons ATGGAGGCTGGGGTAACGACGACGGCGACTACAACAGCGTCGTTCAGTTCGATACTTGATAAACCCCTCAGCCAACTAACCGAAGAAGACATTTCTCAACTCACTCGCGAAGACTGTCGCAAATTCCTCAAAGAAAAAG GAATGCGTAGGCCGTCATGGAACAAATCGCAGGCGATCCAGCAAGTGATTTCGTTCAAGGCGTTGTTGGAAAGCAACGAAGATTCCGGCGCCGGAGCTCGCCGGAAAATCCTTGTTTGTCCACCACCGTCACATTTTCCTCCGCAAAATGCG GTAGCTTCAAATTCTGGTGAGTCAGTAAAAGAAGCAGTCTTTGGAGAAGAAGAAAGCCTGTACGGCCAAAAAGATCTTTCTTTGAAAGCTGCTCCGGTGGTGCAGATGAATTGTCAGGGCGGTGACACGGATGACAAGACTCTTTCGCCTag TTTAGGCTCTCCACGGGAGTATTCAAAATTGCCTGGCAGAAGTCAATGTGAAACAAATGAGTTGGGTGGGCAAATGACAATTTTTTACTGTGGAAAGATCAATGTGTACGATGGTGTACCACTTGCTAAG GCACGAGCAATCATGCACCTGGCAGCTTCTCCTATTGATTTTCCTCAGGGCAATCTATGTAATCAAAATGGTGCCTTTAGGTCCTTTCTGGGTCATGTACAAGAAGCCGAAGACAAAAACGACCTTACTTCATCTATTGCTTTGAACTTGAATTCTCATACCATGCACACTG AGAAGATGACAGAATATCAGCAGCAGTTTAGGGGAAAAGCAAACATCAGTCGTGATTCTG ATGTAGATGGACAGGTGAGCAGAAAAGAATCATTGCAGCGATATCTTGAAAAGCGAAAAGACAG GGGAAGATTCTTTAAAGGCAGGAAAAATGCAGGACAAGCTTTGTCTAGCTCGGAGATGTACCTGAACCATCAGATAAGAGCTCACTACTTAAATGGACAAACAAACCAGAGcagaacaagttctccaccacAGTCTGGAGTGCCACATGCATTTTATAGCTCAGCTGACAACCAAGAGCTTGTGAATTTTTCTGTAGATCTCAATGATGAAG GTGGTCAAGAACACTGA
- the LOC105777445 gene encoding protein TIFY 4B isoform X5 — protein sequence MEAGVTTTATTTASFSSILDKPLSQLTEEDISQLTREDCRKFLKEKGMRRPSWNKSQAIQQVISFKALLESNEDSGAGARRKILVCPPPSHFPPQNAVAPSNSGESVKEAVFGEEESLYGQKDLSLKAAPVVQMNCQGGDTDDKTLSPSLGSPREYSKLPGRSQCETNELGGQMTIFYCGKINVYDGVPLAKARAIMHLAASPIDFPQGNLCNQNGAFRSFLGHVQEAEDKNDLTSSIALNLNSHTMHTEKMTEYQQQFRGKANISRDSDGQVSRKESLQRYLEKRKDRRPSIIRPTLALCNDVSHLSNLTEIHIWVLN from the exons ATGGAGGCTGGGGTAACGACGACGGCGACTACAACAGCGTCGTTCAGTTCGATACTTGATAAACCCCTCAGCCAACTAACCGAAGAAGACATTTCTCAACTCACTCGCGAAGACTGTCGCAAATTCCTCAAAGAAAAAG GAATGCGTAGGCCGTCATGGAACAAATCGCAGGCGATCCAGCAAGTGATTTCGTTCAAGGCGTTGTTGGAAAGCAACGAAGATTCCGGCGCCGGAGCTCGCCGGAAAATCCTTGTTTGTCCACCACCGTCACATTTTCCTCCGCAAAATGCGGTGGCGC CTTCAAATTCTGGTGAGTCAGTAAAAGAAGCAGTCTTTGGAGAAGAAGAAAGCCTGTACGGCCAAAAAGATCTTTCTTTGAAAGCTGCTCCGGTGGTGCAGATGAATTGTCAGGGCGGTGACACGGATGACAAGACTCTTTCGCCTag TTTAGGCTCTCCACGGGAGTATTCAAAATTGCCTGGCAGAAGTCAATGTGAAACAAATGAGTTGGGTGGGCAAATGACAATTTTTTACTGTGGAAAGATCAATGTGTACGATGGTGTACCACTTGCTAAG GCACGAGCAATCATGCACCTGGCAGCTTCTCCTATTGATTTTCCTCAGGGCAATCTATGTAATCAAAATGGTGCCTTTAGGTCCTTTCTGGGTCATGTACAAGAAGCCGAAGACAAAAACGACCTTACTTCATCTATTGCTTTGAACTTGAATTCTCATACCATGCACACTG AGAAGATGACAGAATATCAGCAGCAGTTTAGGGGAAAAGCAAACATCAGTCGTGATTCTG ATGGACAGGTGAGCAGAAAAGAATCATTGCAGCGATATCTTGAAAAGCGAAAAGACAG ACGACCTTCTATTATTAGACCTACGTTGGCATTATGTAATGATGTTAGCCACTTGAGTAACTTGACAGAGATACACATTTGGGTACTTAActga
- the LOC105777445 gene encoding protein TIFY 4B isoform X4: MEAGVTTTATTTASFSSILDKPLSQLTEEDISQLTREDCRKFLKEKGMRRPSWNKSQAIQQVISFKALLESNEDSGAGARRKILVCPPPSHFPPQNAVAPSNSGESVKEAVFGEEESLYGQKDLSLKAAPVVQMNCQGGDTDDKTLSPSLGSPREYSKLPGRSQCETNELGGQMTIFYCGKINVYDGVPLAKARAIMHLAASPIDFPQGNLCNQNGAFRSFLGHVQEAEDKNDLTSSIALNLNSHTMHTEKMTEYQQQFRGKANISRDSDVDGQVSRKESLQRYLEKRKDRRPSIIRPTLALCNDVSHLSNLTEIHIWVLN; this comes from the exons ATGGAGGCTGGGGTAACGACGACGGCGACTACAACAGCGTCGTTCAGTTCGATACTTGATAAACCCCTCAGCCAACTAACCGAAGAAGACATTTCTCAACTCACTCGCGAAGACTGTCGCAAATTCCTCAAAGAAAAAG GAATGCGTAGGCCGTCATGGAACAAATCGCAGGCGATCCAGCAAGTGATTTCGTTCAAGGCGTTGTTGGAAAGCAACGAAGATTCCGGCGCCGGAGCTCGCCGGAAAATCCTTGTTTGTCCACCACCGTCACATTTTCCTCCGCAAAATGCGGTGGCGC CTTCAAATTCTGGTGAGTCAGTAAAAGAAGCAGTCTTTGGAGAAGAAGAAAGCCTGTACGGCCAAAAAGATCTTTCTTTGAAAGCTGCTCCGGTGGTGCAGATGAATTGTCAGGGCGGTGACACGGATGACAAGACTCTTTCGCCTag TTTAGGCTCTCCACGGGAGTATTCAAAATTGCCTGGCAGAAGTCAATGTGAAACAAATGAGTTGGGTGGGCAAATGACAATTTTTTACTGTGGAAAGATCAATGTGTACGATGGTGTACCACTTGCTAAG GCACGAGCAATCATGCACCTGGCAGCTTCTCCTATTGATTTTCCTCAGGGCAATCTATGTAATCAAAATGGTGCCTTTAGGTCCTTTCTGGGTCATGTACAAGAAGCCGAAGACAAAAACGACCTTACTTCATCTATTGCTTTGAACTTGAATTCTCATACCATGCACACTG AGAAGATGACAGAATATCAGCAGCAGTTTAGGGGAAAAGCAAACATCAGTCGTGATTCTG ATGTAGATGGACAGGTGAGCAGAAAAGAATCATTGCAGCGATATCTTGAAAAGCGAAAAGACAG ACGACCTTCTATTATTAGACCTACGTTGGCATTATGTAATGATGTTAGCCACTTGAGTAACTTGACAGAGATACACATTTGGGTACTTAActga
- the LOC105777445 gene encoding protein TIFY 4B isoform X3 — MEAGVTTTATTTASFSSILDKPLSQLTEEDISQLTREDCRKFLKEKGMRRPSWNKSQAIQQVISFKALLESNEDSGAGARRKILVCPPPSHFPPQNAVAPSNSGESVKEAVFGEEESLYGQKDLSLKAAPVVQMNCQGGDTDDKTLSPSLGSPREYSKLPGRSQCETNELGGQMTIFYCGKINVYDGVPLAKARAIMHLAASPIDFPQGNLCNQNGAFRSFLGHVQEAEDKNDLTSSIALNLNSHTMHTEKMTEYQQQFRGKANISRDSDGQVSRKESLQRYLEKRKDRGRFFKGRKNAGQALSSSEMYLNHQIRAHYLNGQTNQSRTSSPPQSGVPHAFYSSADNQELVNFSVDLNDEGGQEH; from the exons ATGGAGGCTGGGGTAACGACGACGGCGACTACAACAGCGTCGTTCAGTTCGATACTTGATAAACCCCTCAGCCAACTAACCGAAGAAGACATTTCTCAACTCACTCGCGAAGACTGTCGCAAATTCCTCAAAGAAAAAG GAATGCGTAGGCCGTCATGGAACAAATCGCAGGCGATCCAGCAAGTGATTTCGTTCAAGGCGTTGTTGGAAAGCAACGAAGATTCCGGCGCCGGAGCTCGCCGGAAAATCCTTGTTTGTCCACCACCGTCACATTTTCCTCCGCAAAATGCGGTGGCGC CTTCAAATTCTGGTGAGTCAGTAAAAGAAGCAGTCTTTGGAGAAGAAGAAAGCCTGTACGGCCAAAAAGATCTTTCTTTGAAAGCTGCTCCGGTGGTGCAGATGAATTGTCAGGGCGGTGACACGGATGACAAGACTCTTTCGCCTag TTTAGGCTCTCCACGGGAGTATTCAAAATTGCCTGGCAGAAGTCAATGTGAAACAAATGAGTTGGGTGGGCAAATGACAATTTTTTACTGTGGAAAGATCAATGTGTACGATGGTGTACCACTTGCTAAG GCACGAGCAATCATGCACCTGGCAGCTTCTCCTATTGATTTTCCTCAGGGCAATCTATGTAATCAAAATGGTGCCTTTAGGTCCTTTCTGGGTCATGTACAAGAAGCCGAAGACAAAAACGACCTTACTTCATCTATTGCTTTGAACTTGAATTCTCATACCATGCACACTG AGAAGATGACAGAATATCAGCAGCAGTTTAGGGGAAAAGCAAACATCAGTCGTGATTCTG ATGGACAGGTGAGCAGAAAAGAATCATTGCAGCGATATCTTGAAAAGCGAAAAGACAG GGGAAGATTCTTTAAAGGCAGGAAAAATGCAGGACAAGCTTTGTCTAGCTCGGAGATGTACCTGAACCATCAGATAAGAGCTCACTACTTAAATGGACAAACAAACCAGAGcagaacaagttctccaccacAGTCTGGAGTGCCACATGCATTTTATAGCTCAGCTGACAACCAAGAGCTTGTGAATTTTTCTGTAGATCTCAATGATGAAG GTGGTCAAGAACACTGA